From one Rhizobium lentis genomic stretch:
- a CDS encoding VOC family protein, with the protein MFDHVSIGVKDLERARRFYDAALAPLGYERLSNSDSMIGYGPERVGLWVMQVEQPVIADLRSGLHFCFVAPNEAAVDAFHAAAVASGGTDNGEPGVRPDYGQFYYAAFVIDPDGYRLEAYFHKGEL; encoded by the coding sequence ATGTTCGATCATGTCTCCATCGGCGTCAAAGACCTCGAAAGGGCCCGTCGTTTCTACGATGCGGCGCTGGCGCCGCTCGGATACGAGCGCCTGTCCAACTCCGACAGCATGATCGGCTACGGCCCCGAAAGGGTCGGCCTCTGGGTGATGCAGGTGGAGCAGCCCGTCATCGCCGATTTACGATCCGGACTGCATTTCTGTTTCGTCGCGCCGAACGAGGCGGCGGTCGATGCCTTTCATGCGGCCGCCGTCGCATCCGGCGGCACGGATAACGGCGAACCGGGGGTCCGGCCGGATTACGGGCAATTCTACTATGCCGCCTTCGTCATCGACCCGGACGGCTACCGGCTCGAAGCCTATTTTCACAAGGGCGAGCTGTAG
- a CDS encoding PLP-dependent aminotransferase family protein: MKDWHPDLSRSSSPRYMAIADLIEMDLRSGHLVAGDRLPPQRELAKRLNVDFTTVARGYVEAQKRGLVDSHVGRGTFVTGAADQQRQGFGVGAAPDPRRASVGDFTMNLPPEPDDPELIARMREGISAVAANLIPLLRYQGFGGAGIDKEAAAVWLGRRGLKPSQERIFVTPGAHPALLAIFGLLAKPGETVLSEIITYPGMRSIAAQLRLNLAGLPMDGDGILLDALAAACERLKPKALYLNPTLQNPTTLTIPVGRRKEIAAVARKYHLPIVEDDAYGFIPAEGPAPLAATAPDLTWHIGGLAKCIGAGLRLAYVVAPDNKAGWPFVSAMRANNVMASPLNMALATRWIEDGTADAILRFVRAEAAARQQMVAAILPAGSYRADPISFNIWLPLINGWTRSTFGSHMRSSGIGVVASDAFTVEGAPAEAVRVCLGGPIARGKLEDELEFMAHALEGPPEMAASFF, from the coding sequence ATGAAGGACTGGCATCCCGATCTCAGCCGCAGCAGCAGCCCCCGTTACATGGCGATCGCCGATCTGATCGAAATGGATCTGCGCAGCGGGCATCTGGTGGCCGGTGACCGGCTGCCGCCGCAACGCGAACTTGCCAAACGGCTGAATGTCGATTTCACGACAGTGGCGAGAGGTTACGTCGAGGCGCAGAAGCGCGGTCTCGTGGATTCCCATGTCGGCCGGGGCACTTTCGTCACCGGCGCTGCGGATCAGCAGCGCCAGGGTTTCGGCGTCGGTGCCGCGCCCGACCCCCGCCGTGCGTCTGTTGGCGATTTTACGATGAACCTGCCGCCGGAACCGGACGATCCGGAGTTGATTGCCCGCATGCGCGAGGGCATTTCGGCGGTGGCGGCGAACCTCATCCCGCTTCTGCGCTATCAGGGCTTCGGCGGCGCCGGAATCGACAAGGAGGCTGCCGCCGTCTGGCTCGGCCGTCGCGGGCTCAAGCCCTCGCAGGAGCGGATCTTCGTCACGCCGGGCGCCCATCCTGCGCTGCTGGCGATCTTCGGCCTGCTGGCAAAACCCGGCGAGACCGTGTTGTCGGAAATCATCACCTATCCGGGCATGCGCTCGATTGCTGCCCAATTGCGGCTCAATCTTGCCGGCCTGCCGATGGATGGGGACGGTATCCTGCTGGATGCTTTGGCGGCGGCCTGCGAGCGCTTGAAGCCGAAGGCGCTGTATCTCAATCCGACGCTGCAGAACCCGACGACGCTGACCATCCCGGTCGGCCGCCGCAAGGAAATCGCAGCCGTCGCCCGCAAATATCATCTGCCGATCGTCGAGGACGATGCCTATGGCTTCATTCCGGCGGAAGGGCCGGCGCCGCTGGCGGCAACGGCGCCCGATCTGACCTGGCATATTGGCGGCTTGGCGAAATGCATCGGCGCCGGCCTGCGCCTTGCCTATGTCGTGGCGCCCGACAACAAGGCGGGGTGGCCCTTCGTCAGCGCAATGCGCGCCAACAATGTCATGGCCTCGCCGTTGAACATGGCACTCGCCACCCGCTGGATCGAGGACGGCACGGCCGATGCGATCCTGCGCTTCGTCCGTGCCGAGGCTGCCGCCCGCCAGCAGATGGTCGCCGCTATCCTGCCTGCCGGCAGCTACCGCGCCGATCCGATCAGCTTCAATATCTGGCTGCCTCTGATCAACGGCTGGACCCGCTCCACCTTCGGCAGCCATATGCGTTCCTCCGGCATCGGCGTGGTGGCAAGCGATGCCTTCACGGTCGAGGGCGCGCCGGCCGAGGCGGTTCGGGTCTGCCTCGGCGGCCCGATCGCGCGGGGCAAGCTGGAAGACGAACTCGAGTTCATGGCCCATGCGCTGGAAGGCCCGCCGGAGATGGC
- a CDS encoding AraC family transcriptional regulator, producing MDPLSNVLGLLKPRSYVSAGLDAGGVWAIDFPPPDGIKFNAVISGTCWLSVDGVPNAVRLEEGDCFLLTRSRTFRLASDPSVEAIPSDEIYSIARGGIATCNGGGDFFLIGSRFSFSGGNSDILLGILPPIVHVKRDSDHAAVLRWSLDRMTRELRDRQPGGVLMAEHFAHVMLMQVLRLHIASPDAHGVGWLFALTDRRIGAALGAMHADPGRKWTLQSLAELASMSRSTFALHFKAKVGLAPMDYLTRWRMLVAGDRLANSAEALASVAMSLGYDSESAFSTAFKRVMGCSPRQYGRPQPAGGEMRNSIGAQ from the coding sequence ATGGACCCGTTATCGAATGTTCTCGGATTGCTCAAACCGAGAAGCTATGTTTCTGCCGGGCTGGATGCCGGCGGCGTTTGGGCGATCGATTTTCCGCCTCCCGATGGCATCAAGTTCAACGCGGTCATTTCAGGCACGTGCTGGCTGAGCGTCGATGGCGTGCCCAACGCCGTCCGGTTGGAAGAAGGCGACTGCTTTCTGCTGACACGCAGCCGGACCTTTCGTCTCGCCAGCGATCCTTCTGTCGAAGCGATCCCATCCGATGAAATCTATTCGATCGCCCGCGGCGGCATAGCGACCTGCAACGGCGGCGGTGATTTCTTCCTGATTGGCAGCCGGTTTTCCTTCTCCGGCGGAAATTCGGACATCCTTCTCGGCATCCTGCCGCCGATCGTCCATGTGAAAAGGGATTCCGATCACGCCGCCGTGCTGCGCTGGTCGCTCGATCGGATGACGCGCGAGCTGCGCGACCGACAGCCGGGCGGTGTTCTGATGGCGGAGCATTTCGCCCATGTCATGCTGATGCAGGTGTTGCGCCTCCATATCGCATCGCCGGACGCCCACGGCGTCGGCTGGCTTTTCGCGCTCACCGACAGGCGCATCGGTGCGGCTCTCGGGGCCATGCATGCCGATCCGGGCCGAAAATGGACATTGCAGTCGCTGGCGGAACTGGCGTCGATGTCCCGGTCCACTTTTGCTCTGCATTTCAAGGCAAAGGTTGGGCTCGCACCGATGGATTATCTGACGCGGTGGCGCATGCTTGTCGCCGGAGATCGACTGGCAAATTCGGCCGAAGCACTTGCGAGCGTCGCCATGTCGCTCGGTTACGATTCCGAAAGCGCGTTCAGCACCGCTTTCAAGCGGGTGATGGGATGTTCGCCACGGCAATATGGTCGCCCTCAGCCGGCGGGCGGCGAGATGCGGAACAGTATCGGCGCTCAATGA
- a CDS encoding SDR family oxidoreductase: MTVDLQDRVALVAGATRGAGRGIAVELGAAGATVYVTGRTTRAQQSDYARPETIEETAELVTSAGGKGIAVQVDHLVPQQVEALVARIRAEAGRLDILVNDIWGCEKLFEWDKAVWEHSLDKGLRMLELGINTHLITAHYALALMIERPGGLLVEVTDGTADYNATHYRLSPFYDLVKTSVTRMAWAHAQDLAKHGATAVSITPGWLRSEMMLEAYGVREENWRDATKLQPHFAISETPRFVGRAVAAISADPDRARWNGQSLSSGGMAEAYGFDDIDGSRPDCWRYLVEVQEPGKPADVTGYR; the protein is encoded by the coding sequence ATGACAGTAGACTTACAGGACAGAGTGGCCTTGGTGGCAGGTGCGACCCGCGGTGCCGGCCGCGGTATTGCAGTGGAACTCGGCGCAGCTGGGGCGACCGTCTATGTGACCGGGCGCACGACACGCGCCCAGCAGTCCGACTATGCCCGGCCGGAAACGATCGAGGAGACGGCCGAACTGGTGACATCGGCCGGCGGCAAGGGCATTGCCGTGCAAGTGGATCATCTCGTTCCGCAGCAGGTCGAGGCGCTCGTCGCACGCATCCGGGCGGAAGCCGGCCGGCTCGACATTCTCGTCAACGACATCTGGGGCTGCGAGAAGCTGTTCGAATGGGATAAGGCTGTCTGGGAGCATTCGCTGGACAAGGGCCTGCGCATGCTGGAGCTCGGCATCAACACCCATCTGATCACCGCCCACTATGCGCTGGCGCTGATGATCGAGCGGCCGGGCGGGCTGCTGGTGGAGGTGACTGACGGCACGGCTGACTATAATGCCACGCATTACCGGCTTTCGCCCTTCTACGACCTCGTCAAGACAAGTGTGACCCGCATGGCCTGGGCGCATGCGCAGGATCTGGCCAAACACGGCGCCACCGCCGTTTCGATCACGCCGGGCTGGCTGCGCTCCGAAATGATGCTGGAGGCCTATGGCGTGCGCGAGGAGAACTGGCGCGACGCGACCAAGCTGCAGCCGCATTTCGCCATTTCCGAAACCCCGCGCTTCGTCGGCCGCGCGGTGGCGGCCATATCAGCCGATCCCGACCGCGCCCGCTGGAATGGTCAGTCGCTATCGAGCGGCGGGATGGCCGAGGCCTATGGTTTCGACGACATCGACGGTTCGCGGCCCGATTGCTGGCGCTACCTGGTGGAAGTGCAGGAGCCGGGCAAACCGGCCGACGTGACCGGCTACCGGTGA
- a CDS encoding S1C family serine protease codes for MNINPILRSVVAVRSSIPEDAFTAETLGTVREGSGVVIRENGLVLTIGYLITEAEEVWLTTRDGRVVPAHPLAYDQESGFGLVQALGVLNAPAVAFGDAAAAKPGDPVVLADGIGEFVEAHIVARQEFAGYWEYLLDEAIFTAPAHPAWGGAALIGADGKLLGIGSLRLQMSQDGEVADINMVVPIDLLPPILDDLLNRGQVNKPPRPWLGAFSAESSGGVVVMSVAEGGPAAEAGLRQGDIISEIRDEEVDGLADFYRKLWSSGPAGAEIPIRILRNGREAWLRIKSADRNSFLKKPQLQ; via the coding sequence ATGAATATTAATCCGATCCTGCGGTCAGTCGTGGCCGTCCGTTCCTCCATTCCGGAAGATGCATTCACCGCGGAGACGCTGGGCACCGTCCGGGAAGGCAGCGGCGTCGTCATTCGCGAGAACGGGCTGGTGCTGACCATCGGTTATCTCATCACCGAGGCCGAGGAAGTCTGGCTGACGACCCGCGACGGCCGGGTGGTTCCCGCCCATCCGCTTGCCTATGACCAGGAGAGCGGTTTCGGCCTGGTGCAGGCGCTCGGCGTCCTGAACGCTCCGGCAGTGGCCTTCGGCGATGCGGCCGCGGCCAAGCCCGGCGATCCCGTTGTCCTTGCCGACGGCATCGGCGAGTTCGTCGAGGCACATATCGTCGCCCGACAGGAATTCGCCGGCTATTGGGAATATCTGCTCGATGAGGCGATTTTCACCGCGCCGGCCCATCCCGCATGGGGCGGAGCAGCACTGATCGGCGCCGACGGCAAGCTCCTCGGCATCGGTTCGCTTCGCCTGCAGATGAGCCAGGATGGCGAGGTCGCCGATATCAATATGGTCGTGCCGATCGATCTTCTGCCGCCCATTCTCGACGATCTCCTGAACCGCGGCCAGGTCAACAAGCCGCCTCGGCCATGGCTCGGCGCATTCTCCGCCGAGAGCAGCGGCGGCGTTGTGGTGATGAGCGTGGCCGAAGGCGGTCCGGCCGCCGAGGCCGGCCTGCGTCAGGGCGATATCATCTCGGAGATCCGTGACGAGGAGGTCGATGGCCTGGCCGATTTCTACCGCAAGCTCTGGAGCAGCGGTCCGGCCGGCGCCGAGATTCCGATAAGGATCCTGCGGAACGGCCGCGAAGCCTGGCTGCGCATCAAATCCGCCGACCGCAACAGCTTTCTGAAAAAGCCGCAGCTGCAGTAG
- a CDS encoding SDR family NAD(P)-dependent oxidoreductase gives MNDKQAPIGSGFGARTTADEVLAGLDLSGKRAIVTGGHSGLGLETTRALAGAGATVIIGARNPEAARDIVAGIGGVQVERLDLSSLDSVRRFADGIVAAGRSIDILINSAGIMACPQTRVGNGWEAQFATNHLGHFALVNGVSPAISPNARIVSVSSGGHQISGIRWNDVQFETGYDKWQAYGQSKTANALFALHLDRLAQGAGIRAFSLHPGKILTPLQRHLSREEMVRAGWIDTDGNPIDPTFKTPSQGAATQLWAATSPQLDGMGGLYCEDCDVADRAIDGKPGGVSDHATNPEHGERLWALSAKLTGIDAFAAPSMR, from the coding sequence ATGAACGACAAACAAGCCCCTATCGGCTCCGGATTTGGAGCTCGCACGACCGCCGATGAGGTTCTGGCCGGTCTTGATCTTTCCGGTAAGCGCGCCATCGTCACCGGCGGCCATTCCGGCCTCGGGCTGGAGACCACGCGCGCTTTAGCGGGCGCCGGCGCCACGGTGATCATCGGTGCGAGGAACCCCGAAGCGGCGCGAGACATCGTCGCCGGCATCGGTGGTGTGCAGGTCGAGCGGCTCGATCTCTCCAGTCTTGACAGCGTTCGCCGCTTCGCCGATGGCATCGTCGCTGCCGGCCGCAGCATCGATATCCTCATCAACAGCGCCGGCATCATGGCCTGCCCGCAGACGCGCGTCGGTAATGGATGGGAGGCGCAATTCGCAACCAATCATCTCGGCCATTTCGCTTTGGTGAATGGCGTTTCGCCGGCCATCTCGCCCAATGCCCGTATCGTTTCGGTTTCATCAGGCGGCCACCAAATCTCCGGCATCCGATGGAACGACGTGCAGTTCGAGACCGGTTATGACAAGTGGCAGGCCTATGGTCAGTCGAAGACTGCCAATGCGCTTTTCGCCCTGCATCTCGATAGGCTCGCGCAGGGTGCCGGCATCCGCGCCTTCTCGTTGCATCCGGGCAAGATCCTCACGCCCCTCCAGCGCCATCTTTCACGGGAGGAAATGGTGCGTGCCGGTTGGATCGATACGGATGGCAATCCGATCGACCCGACATTCAAGACACCATCGCAGGGGGCTGCCACGCAACTATGGGCGGCGACCTCACCTCAGCTCGACGGCATGGGAGGCCTTTATTGTGAGGATTGCGATGTGGCCGACCGGGCTATCGACGGGAAGCCGGGTGGTGTCAGCGATCACGCAACCAATCCCGAGCATGGCGAACGCCTGTGGGCCTTGTCAGCAAAGTTGACCGGCATCGACGCCTTCGCGGCGCCGTCGATGCGGTGA